From one Doryrhamphus excisus isolate RoL2022-K1 chromosome 9, RoL_Dexc_1.0, whole genome shotgun sequence genomic stretch:
- the LOC131135855 gene encoding frizzled-1-like codes for MAAVRLTSSSALVGIMWLLCGIFSPATNSESVRHEVCQPVSIPLCADVPYNQTIMPNLLGHTTQEDAEREMRQFEPLMNANCSADLPMFLCTVYAPVCTVLEAAIPPCRLLCQRVRRGCKSMITEGGFQWPESLRCEKFPVAGLCVVSTA; via the coding sequence ATGGCGGCCGTGAGGTTGACTTCAAGTTCCGCGCTTGTGGGGATCATGTGGCTGCTGTGCGGGATCTTCTCCCCAGCAACCAACAGCGAGAGCGTCCGCCATGAGGTGTGCCAGCCCGTCTCCATCCCGCTCTGCGCCGACGTCCCCTACAACCAGACCATCATGCCGAACCTCCTGGGCCACACCACACAAGAAGACGCGGAGCGGGAGATGCGCCAGTTCGAGCCGCTGATGAACGCCAACTGCTCGGCGGATCTCCCCATGTTCCTGTGCACTGTGTACGCGCCGGTGTGCACGGTGCTGGAGGCTGCCATTCCCCCGTGCAGGTTGCTGTGTCAGCGGGTACGACGGGGATGTAAATCGATGATAACCGAAGGAGGTTTCCAGTGGCCAGAGAGTCTTCGCTGCGAGAAGTTCCCGGTGGCAGGACTCTGTGTGGTGAGCACAGCCTAG